The region ATGGCGACGAATGGCGCGACGTTGCTCCCGAATGGTAAGAAACCAACTACGGGATCGCTGTTCTGGCTGTAATTCCCACTTCAACAAATGACCAAGCAAAACAGCTAAACGACTGACCAACTCCCGATATTGTTGTCTTCCCAAGGCCTCTATCTCTTCTTTAAGATGTTGCCAATCCAGCAATGATGGCTGTTGATTGTTCAAAGCCTTGGCTTGGCTCTGGGTCCAGGCATAAAAGTCTTGCTCATACAAACCAGAATGTTCCATAACACATACTAACTCTGCGTTTTTAGGTTTAACACTTTGTCAATCTTGCCTGTTCTCTCCAGTCAGCCTAGCTCTACTTTCACTCCGTAGTTACCATCTGAAAAGTACCTCCATCAATTCTCCCAGGTTAGAATAATATTCTCTGATTCACAGATGGACTGGGCATGGCGTAGAGAAGTTTTAGTGATGGCTCCAAATAAATGAATTCTGGGCTGATGGTTAGGATAAAACACAGCATAGCTTTTCACTTGACCGATCGCCGCTTTCCAGTTTTTGGCAATTTTTACCTCAATCAACTCAGTTTTTGTCAGAATGTCAATGCGGCCTACAGGGGTGTTTACTTCAGTTTTTCCCTGCAATTTTTCAGCAAGATAATCTCGATACTCAGATTCTGTATAAAGATGCCGGCTTGTGATTGGTTTTTCTGGTCTTGGGCGGCCAGACAAGTCTCTGATTGCTTGCCTGACAATTTTTTGCAGTGGATTTAGTTTGCTTCTGGCCATAGTTGAAAATTAGTGATGTTGGCGTTTTTTATGATGTTTGCGCTTTTTCCCTTCAAATAATTTTGATACCCCATAACCAGCTAGTCCCACTACGGCTCCGGCGGCGGCTACGGGGGCCATGGTGATGCCGACCGCAGTCCCTGCCACAGCAAGACCCATTCCACCGATAACTGATGCGGCTCCCGCTCCAACCCCAGCCCCAACAACTGCCGCGCCAATAGCGGTGGCATCCTGTTCATCAATTGCTTTTTTAACTCCGTAGGCAGCAGAGCCAACCACAGCACCAGCCGCAGCAACTGGAGCAACACCAATCCCCACTGCAGTTCCCGTCACAGCCAGACCCATGCCTCCCACCACTGATGATGTGGCAACTCCGGCCGCCGTACCAGCGGCGATCGATGCGGCTCCCATGGCAGTATCAGTCAAATCACTCAATTCATCTTTTTTAGACCAATGATTATGGGCTTTTTGTTTTTTCAACCTCTCTATTTCAAGCTTCAGTATTCTTTTTTGCAAAATGAGACGTTCTCTTTCCCTATTACTACCCATAACATTACCCTCGGTAAATATATGAATATTATAATTACCTAAAGGTCTTTAGTATGCTCAGTAAAGGAGATGTTTTTGGGTCTTTGGTCCGATGACCTTGACCTGCCAAAGATTTTGTTACCGTTAGAAGTGAATTTGATCAACAATCGACAAATAACGGCGATCGCCAAGGCCCATGTCAGAAAGCAAACTCAAAAATCTGCGGCAATTCTTTCAGGAGTTAGACCGGGCTTTAATTGCCTATTCTGGCGGAGTGGATAGCACCCTAGTGGCCAAGGTGGCCTACGACGTATTGGGGGCCAATGCCGTGGCCATTACCGCCGTTTCCCCTTCCCTGTTACCGGAGGAACTAGAAGACGCCCAGGCCCAGGCAGAGTGGATCGGCATTGCCCACGAATTGGTGCAGACCCATGAAATGGATAACCCTAATTACACGGCCAACCCTGAAAACCGTTGTTATTTTTGCAAAAGTGAACTCCACGACACTCTCAAACCCTTAGCTTTGGCCCGGGGTTACAGTTACGTCATTGATGGGGTAAATGGGGATGATCTACGGGATTATCGCCCCGGCATCCAGGCGGCGAAGGAACGGGGAGGGCGATCGCCATTGGCAGAATTACAAATTAGTAAGTTAGAGGTGCGGCAAATTTCTCGCTTATTGGGTTTGCCCTGGTGGGATAAACCAGCCCAGCCTTGCTTGAGTTCCCGTTTTCCCTACGGCGAAGAAATTACGGTGGAAAAACTAAAGCGGGTCGGCCGGGCGGAAATTTATCTCCGTCGTCTTGGTTATCCCCAGGTCAGGGTAAGATCTGAGCAAAATTTGGCTCGCATTGAATTACCCCCAGAACAAATTCAGCAGTTTGTGCAAGCTGTCCCCCTAGGGGAATTGGTGCAAACCTTTCAGAACTTAGGTTTCCTGTACGTCACCCTGGATTTGGAAGGCTACCAGAGTGGCAAACTCAATCGAGTCTTGACCAAAGCCAATGGGATTACAGCTTAGTTTTTTGGGGGAGAGTAAAAACCAAAACCTTATGCTAAATCCAGCCCTGTAGTTTATAAATAAACAGTCCCAGGTATTCCTTCAGAGCCATGGTGGCAAGTTGCAAACTTTTAGCATCGGGCATCAGACCAAGAATAACGTTGGCAAGGTTGAAATTATTTTTGCCCAACGGTTGACTCAAAAAGTCGGTGGCAGCCGGAATGACATTGATACCCAACTTTTCAAATACCTTTTTTGCCCTAGGCATGTGGTAACCAGAGGTGACGAGTATGATGGTGTTTATGCCACGTTGCCGGAGGATTTTCTGGGTAAAAACCGCATTTTGCCTGGTATTAAGGGATTTTCCTTCTTTAATGATGGCTTCTCTGGGCACCCCAAGCCGTTGCAGTAGCAACGCCATATCCTCCGCTTCTGAACCGGTCACTGTACCAAGCCAAGGAATCCTGCCTCCGGTGGCAATGATGTAGGGAGCTTTGCCCTCCTGGTAAATTTGGGCGCCGTAAATAACCCGATCGCCAGCTTCGGCCACTTCGGGAAATTGCCGAGGATAGGTTGCTCGGTAAAGCCCTCCCCCCAAAACCACAATGACTGGAGCCTCGGGTAAATCCTCCGTCGGTAAATATCGGTACTCCAGGGTTCGCAGGAGGGCATCGCTGACCCAGCTATTGGCGCTGACCAGCAAAATTGCCAATGCTATCAAGGTGAGCCATTGCATCCCCGACTGTTGTCGCCAACTCCAAAAACCGATCCCCAGCAGTAGCAACGAAACCAACCCCAGGGGATAGAGGAATAGGGGCAAAAGTTTAGAGAGAAAAACGAACATAAACATTGAGGAGGACGTTTAAATCCCCATTTTTGCCAGTTTTACTCAATCAATCAGGGAAAAGAGCATTTCACCGCCACAGACCAGTTGTCCATCCACCCGGGCTTCCCCCTGCATTTTGGCAATGCGTTGCATTTTAAAGGATTGCAACTCCACCGTCATGATCAGTTGATCCCCCGGTACCACCGGTCGCCGGAACCGCACCCCGTCAATGCCGGCAAAGGCAAAAAATTTCCCCCGCATCCCCGGCAGTTGGGTTAAAATCACCCCCCCCACCTGGGCCATGGATTCTACAATTAACACCCCAGGCATAATTGGGCGATCGGGAATATGCCCCGGAAAAAACGGTTCATTAATGGTGACATTTTTCAGTCCGACGGCGGATTTACCTGGCTGAAAATCGATGATGCGGTCCACCAAAGCAAAGGGATAACGGTGGGGCAATAGGTCACGGATTTCTTGGATGGTGAATTGGGTTTGGGCGCCGGCTTCATTGCCATTGCTGTCACTTAAATTGGGAGTCACCTCCGGAGTTGAAATTGCCATGGGAAAATTTTTGCTAAAAATTTAGGACAAACAGACGTTGTGGGAAAGTTGTGAGAAATCTAGGGTCTGCCCAGCAAAGCTTGGTTAATCTTCAGCATTCTGGCCAGGTTTTGCCCTCGATCGCCACCGAACACCAGTTTAAAGCCCATTGGACTCTCCCCTGGACCCCAACCCCAGAAAAATCGGCCAATTCTTCTGCGGGGTTGGCCTACTACCGATAAGATGGGAAGGTTGTTCATTCCCCAAACAGTCCGCTGAATCCTGTGGAAATTTTTGTTTATCACACGCCGGAATTAACACCAGATCAGCCATTGCCTGATTGTGCGGTGGTTATTGATGTCCTGCGGGCCACCACCACCATTGCCACGGCACTCAAAGTTGGAGCGGAGGCGGTACAGGTTTTCAGTTCCTTGAATGATTTGTTGGCCACCAGTGCTGCTTGGCCAGAGGAAAAACGCCTCAGGGCCGGGGAAAGGGGCGGAGCTATGGTGGAAGGCTATGACCTGGGTAATTCCCCCCTTGATTGTACGCCGGAACTAATGGCGGGGAAAAGATTATTTCTATCCACCACCAATGGCACCCGAGCTTTACAACGGGTGGAAAATTGCCCCCAACTCATCACAGCTTCTTTGGTTAATCGGGGTGCAGCGGCAGATTATCTGGTCAAAAACCAGCCCAAAACCGTGTGGCTGCTAGGTTCCGGTTGGGAAGGGGGTTACTCCCTAGAGGATACAGTTTGTGCCGGGGCGATCGCCGCCTACCTCACAGAAAAGGGGGTGGAATTCACCAAAGGCAACGATGAAGTAACGGCAGCTTTAAGTCTTTACCGCCAATGGCAGGACAATCTGTTGGGACTGTTTGAATTGGCTAGTCATGGCCAGCGGTTGCTGAAGCTCGATCGCCTGGATGATTTGCGCTACTGTGCCACGGAGGATTTAATTGATATTCTGCCCAAGCAGGTATCCCCAGGGGTATTGACCGCCGCTTAAATCGACAATTGTATTTATATTGAATTTAGTTTTTCCAATTATTTCCCCGCTAAAATTCCATTTCCCAACCACTATGGATACATTTGACGCTATTTACCAACGGCGATCGATTAAGCATTTCGACCCTGACCATCGACTGACCCCAGAAGAAGAAAGAAAATTGCTCGAAGCGGCCATCCAAGCCCCCACTAGTTACAACATCCAACATTGGCGGTTCCTGATCATCCGGGACCCCCAACTGCGGCAAACCATCAGGGAAAAATATGGCAACCAAGCCCAAATGACCGATGCCTCCCTGCTAATTTTGGTGGTGGCAGACGTCGATGCCTGGGATAAAGATCCGGCCCGTTACTGGCGCAATGCTCCCCCAGAGGTGGCGGATTATTTGGTCGGGGCGATCGGTTCTTTCTATGGCGGCAAATCAGAGTTGCAACGGGATGAAGCCCAACGCTCCATTGGCATGGCTATGCAAAATTTGATGTTAGCGGCCAAGGCCATGGGCTATGATAGCTGTCCCATGATCGGTTTTGACCTAGAAAAGGTGGCCGAGTTGGTCAAGTTACCCGCCGACTACGCCATTGGCCCCATGGTGGCGATCGGTAAGCGTACCGAAGATGCCCGTGCCAAAGGGGGACAACTTCCCCTGGAGGAATTGGTCAAAGAAAATTCCTTTGCCTAGGTCAATTCCCCGGTGGACGATTGGGCATTGGAGCGACATCTTCCCTGCACCCAGGTAACCCCTTAATTTTCTCGTTTAACGAAATTTTGCTTGATTAACACCTCTATGCGTACTCATTATTGCGGCGACCTACGGACAACCCATCTGGGGGAAACTGTTACCCTCTACGGTTGGGTCGATCGCCGTCGGGATCATGGTGGCGTAATTTTCCTGGACCTGCGCGATCGCCGGGGCATAGTGCAAATCGCTAGTAGCCCCGACCAAACCCCTGCCTCCTATCCGGTGGCAGAAGGATTGCGGAACGAATACGTGGTGCAAGTTACCGGTGTGGTTAGTAAGCGCCCCCCGGAATCGTTAAATGAGAAAATTCCCACCGGGGAGATTGAGATCTATGCAGATAGCATCATCCTGCTCAACGCCGTCAATCAACAATTGCCCTTTGTGGTGTCCAGCCACGAAGCAGAACAGGTGCGGGAAGATGTGCGGCTCAAATACCGCTACCTAGACCTGCGGCGGGCCAGGTTAAGCCAAAATCTCCAACTGCGCCATCAAGTGGTGAAAGCCATGCGCCGTTTCCTGGAAGACCAAGAGCACTTTCTGGAAATTGAGACTCCCATTCTCACCCGTTCCACCCCCGAAGGGGCAAGGGATTACCTAGTGCCCTCCAGGGTTAACCCTGGGGAATGGTACGCCCTGCCCCAGTCGCCCCAACTGTTCAAGCAACTGTTGATGGTGGCGGGTATGGACCGCTATTACCAAATTGCCCGCTGTTTTCGGGATGAAGATTTACGGGCCGATCGCCAGCCGGAATTTACCCAGTTGGATATGGAAATGAGCTTCATGGGGCAGGATGAAATTCTCGACCTCAACGAAGTCTTAATCTGCCATATTTTCAAAGTGGTTAAAGGCATTGAGCTGCCCAGGCCGTTTCCCCGGCTGACCTACCAGGCCTCCATGGCCAAATACGGCAACGATCGCCCGGATACCCGCTTTGGTTTAGAACTGGTGGATCTATCGGAATTGATGGGAAATTGTGGGTTTAAAGTTTTTGCCGCCGCCGTTAGCAGTGGGGGTTCTGTCAAGGCCATTCGAGTGCCTGGTGGAAATGAAACCATCTCCAATGTGCGGATTAAACCCGGCGGAGATTTATTCAAAGAGGCGACAGAAGCCGGAGCGAAAGGTATTGCCTACATTCGGGTGCGGGATAACGGCGACATTGACACCATTGGTGCCATTAAGGAGAACCTCGATGAAGAACAGGTAAAAACCCTGTTGCAACGTACCCAGGCCAACGCAGGGGATTTGTTACTGTTTGGTGCTGGAGATACCGCCACAGTAAATAAATCCCTATCCCGTCTCCGTTTAGTGTTGGGTGAACAGTTGGGTTTGATCGATCCCGATGCCGTCAACCTACTGTGGATCACGGACTTTCCCATGTTTGAGTGGAATGCGGACGAAAAGCGTTGGGAAGCTCTGCACCATCCCTTCACTGCGCCCCACCCTGAAGACTTGGAGGACTTAAAAACCGCCCGGGCCCAGGCCTATGATTTAGTAATGAACGGCGTGGAAATTGGCGGTGGCAGTTTGCGGATTTACCAACGGGAAGTGCAGGAAAAAGTCTTTGCCACCATTGGCTTATCCCCGGAGGAAGCCCACGAAAAATTTGGCTTCCTGCTGGATGCATTCGAGTATGGCACCCCTCCCCACGGCGGCATTGCCTACGGTTTAGACCGGTTAGTGATGTTGTTGGCCAAGGAAGATTCCATTCGAGATGTGATTGCATTCCCCAAAACCCAACAGGCCAGTTGTCTGCTCACGGAAGCTCCAGCAGCGGTGGATAAAAAGCAACTTAAGGAGCTGGAGGTGGCTTCTACCTACATCCCTAAAGCTAAAGTGGAGGACTAGGTAGCCCTGTTTTTTATTGGCCTCCATGATGGAACGTTTTTCCCCTACTCCGGATTTATGGAAAAAATTGAGCCTCTTTGATCGTACCGTGGGGGCGATCGCCATCATTCTGATTGGCTTAATTGCGGTGGTGCTACTGCGGGGCAATCAAAGTCCCCTGTCGGTGACGCAATACAGTTGGCGCAACACCAACATTGGAGCCCAGACCCAGGCCCTGACCATGGCGTTTAACCACCCCGTCGAACCAGGGAAAATTGAGGCGGGGTTGACCATTAATCCGCCCTTGGCGGGAAAAACTGTTTGGCAGGGGCGGCGTTGGTTTTACTCCCTGACCGAAATTCCCCGGTACGGCACTAACTATCAGTTGAGCCTACCGTTACCCTCCATGGTGCGGGGCCAAGGGAAGCGGGATTTCACCAGTGTCATCACCAGTCGAGCCCGGGCTTTGGTCTACATCGGTGTGGGCGGCGAAGAAAGGGGGAGGTTAATTCTCTACAACATCACCAACCCCCAACAACCCCAAAAAATCATCCTCACCCCCAAGGACCTCACCGTTCGTCAATTTCAAATTTATCCCCAAGGCGATCGCCTGGTTTTTACCGCCACTGACCCCACCCGCCGGAGTGGACAACAGAATATTTTTACTGTCACCACCGGCATCAATAATCTCAACACCCAAACCAAGGTTTTACCGGGAAAGTTGGAACGGCTTTGGGAAAGTCAGGATTACGATAATCAGCGCATTGCCCTGGCCATCAATGGCAGCATGTTAGTGATTGCTAGGCAGAATGTTCAAAATCCTGCCGATGCTGGTTTATGGATAGCCCCCAAAGGGGTCGATCCCCGGCCCCTAGGCATTAAGGCTGACCAGTTCATTGTTGGCCCCAATGGTGATTTCCTGGCGGTCACCCAAGAAGGAGGAGTGGGGTTGATTCCCCTCACCCCCAACGCCGGGGCGCCCCAATTTTTGGAAGCTATAGAACAAGCTTTAGATTTTTCTCCCAATGGCAAGGAACTGTTATTGACCCAACAAAACCCAGATTTTAGCCATTCCTTGGTCATTTATGACCTGCAAGACCGCACCCAAAGGGAAATTTTACGGGGTCCTTATCCCCTATTAAGCTGTCGTTTCGATCCCCGCTCCCAACCCAGGGCCTATTGTTTGCAGGCGGATTTCATCCAACGGGAAGGAGAGCCTGTACAACCAGAACCCTACCTGGCGGTGATTAATTTAGCCAATGGCCAAGTCCGCCCCCTGTTAGCTTTGCCCAACTACCCTGAAGTTGACCTCACCATTGCCCCCGACGGTTTGGGGTTAATGTTTGACCAGGTGGCTACCGGCCCTAGTATGGGTTCCCATGATCTGCTTACCAATTCCCAAAGATCCATTGTGGATGGACGAGTTTGGCTACTGCCCCTACCCGGAGATCTAGCCATGGAAACCGACGCTGATCCCGACCCTCAAGAATTGACTGCCGGTTTTGCTCCCCGTTGGATGCCATAGCCTCTGATCCCCACTGGATTAGGGTTATTCGGGCCTGAGGACGCCCAAAGGGTCGATTATTTGGTACGCTAATTTAAACAGTTTGGGAATAGTAAGTAAGCGTGAACATTACGATTGGACGGGGAAAAACAGCCCGTCGAGCCTATGGTATCGACGAAATTGCACTGGTTCCCGGAGTGCGGACTTTAGACCCAGCCCTGGCCGATACCCGCTGGCAAGTGGGCGCCATTGAGCGAGAAATCCCCATTATTGCCAGCGCTATGGATGGGGTAGTAGATAGCCGCATGGCAGTACTGCTTTCAGAGCTAGGTGCTTTGGGGGTAGTGAATTTAGAGGGCATCCAAACCCGTTACGAAGATCCCAATCCGATTTTGGACCGCATCGCTTCGGTGGGCAAAACGGAATTTGTGGGGTTAATGCAGGAACTCTACGCCGAACCCATTAAGCCCGAGTTAATTACCAAGCGCATTCAAGAAATCCAAGCTGCTGGTGGCATTGCGGCGGTGAGCCTGACTCCGGTGGGGGCGGCCAAATATGCCAGTACGGTGGCCGAAGCTGGGGCTGATCTGTTATTTATTCAAGCTACGGTAGTATCCACAGCCCATCTATCCCCTGAGTCGGTGGAGAGTTTGGATCTGGTCAAGCTTTGTCGGGAAATGCCCATGCCGGTGGTGTTGGGTAATTGTGTTACCTACGAAGTCAGCTTGGAGTTGATGCGGGCTGGGGCAGCGGCAGTATTGGTGGGCATTGGCCCCGGAGCGGCCTGTACTTCCCGGGGAGTACTGGGGGTAGGAGTTCCTCAACCAACGGCGATCGCCGATTGTGCGGCGGCTAGGGATGACTATTTCCAAGAAAGTGGCCGTTACGTGCCCGTAATTGCCGACGGCGGCATCATTACCGGTGGTGATATTTGCAAATGTATTGCCTGCGGTGCTGATGCGGTGATGATCGGTTCTCCCATTGCCAGGGCGGCGGAAGCTCCCGGACGAGGTTTTCATTGGGGGATGGCCACCCCCAGTCCCGTATTACCCCGGGGGACTCGTATTAATGTCGGTACCACTGGCACCATTCGGGAGATTTTGGTGGGGCCCGCCAAATTGGATGACGGCACCCATAACCTGCTGGGGGCATTAAAAACCAGCATGGGCACCCTGGGAGCCAAAGATATGAAAGAAATGCAACAGGTGGATGTGGTCATTGCCCCTTCCCTGCTCACAGAAGGTAAAGTTTACCAAAAAGCCCAACAGTTGGGCATGGGTAAGTAATACTTGCCATCGCAATTATCAACCCCCTGGGAGCATTCTGGGGGGTTTTTCTTTGG is a window of Synechocystis sp. PCC 7338 DNA encoding:
- a CDS encoding YdcF family protein; the encoded protein is MFVFLSKLLPLFLYPLGLVSLLLLGIGFWSWRQQSGMQWLTLIALAILLVSANSWVSDALLRTLEYRYLPTEDLPEAPVIVVLGGGLYRATYPRQFPEVAEAGDRVIYGAQIYQEGKAPYIIATGGRIPWLGTVTGSEAEDMALLLQRLGVPREAIIKEGKSLNTRQNAVFTQKILRQRGINTIILVTSGYHMPRAKKVFEKLGINVIPAATDFLSQPLGKNNFNLANVILGLMPDAKSLQLATMALKEYLGLFIYKLQGWI
- a CDS encoding nitroreductase family protein; translated protein: MDTFDAIYQRRSIKHFDPDHRLTPEEERKLLEAAIQAPTSYNIQHWRFLIIRDPQLRQTIREKYGNQAQMTDASLLILVVADVDAWDKDPARYWRNAPPEVADYLVGAIGSFYGGKSELQRDEAQRSIGMAMQNLMLAAKAMGYDSCPMIGFDLEKVAELVKLPADYAIGPMVAIGKRTEDARAKGGQLPLEELVKENSFA
- the aspS gene encoding aspartate--tRNA ligase, with the translated sequence MRTHYCGDLRTTHLGETVTLYGWVDRRRDHGGVIFLDLRDRRGIVQIASSPDQTPASYPVAEGLRNEYVVQVTGVVSKRPPESLNEKIPTGEIEIYADSIILLNAVNQQLPFVVSSHEAEQVREDVRLKYRYLDLRRARLSQNLQLRHQVVKAMRRFLEDQEHFLEIETPILTRSTPEGARDYLVPSRVNPGEWYALPQSPQLFKQLLMVAGMDRYYQIARCFRDEDLRADRQPEFTQLDMEMSFMGQDEILDLNEVLICHIFKVVKGIELPRPFPRLTYQASMAKYGNDRPDTRFGLELVDLSELMGNCGFKVFAAAVSSGGSVKAIRVPGGNETISNVRIKPGGDLFKEATEAGAKGIAYIRVRDNGDIDTIGAIKENLDEEQVKTLLQRTQANAGDLLLFGAGDTATVNKSLSRLRLVLGEQLGLIDPDAVNLLWITDFPMFEWNADEKRWEALHHPFTAPHPEDLEDLKTARAQAYDLVMNGVEIGGGSLRIYQREVQEKVFATIGLSPEEAHEKFGFLLDAFEYGTPPHGGIAYGLDRLVMLLAKEDSIRDVIAFPKTQQASCLLTEAPAAVDKKQLKELEVASTYIPKAKVED
- a CDS encoding 2-phosphosulfolactate phosphatase family protein, whose translation is MEIFVYHTPELTPDQPLPDCAVVIDVLRATTTIATALKVGAEAVQVFSSLNDLLATSAAWPEEKRLRAGERGGAMVEGYDLGNSPLDCTPELMAGKRLFLSTTNGTRALQRVENCPQLITASLVNRGAAADYLVKNQPKTVWLLGSGWEGGYSLEDTVCAGAIAAYLTEKGVEFTKGNDEVTAALSLYRQWQDNLLGLFELASHGQRLLKLDRLDDLRYCATEDLIDILPKQVSPGVLTAA
- a CDS encoding GuaB3 family IMP dehydrogenase-related protein, which gives rise to MNITIGRGKTARRAYGIDEIALVPGVRTLDPALADTRWQVGAIEREIPIIASAMDGVVDSRMAVLLSELGALGVVNLEGIQTRYEDPNPILDRIASVGKTEFVGLMQELYAEPIKPELITKRIQEIQAAGGIAAVSLTPVGAAKYASTVAEAGADLLFIQATVVSTAHLSPESVESLDLVKLCREMPMPVVLGNCVTYEVSLELMRAGAAAVLVGIGPGAACTSRGVLGVGVPQPTAIADCAAARDDYFQESGRYVPVIADGGIITGGDICKCIACGADAVMIGSPIARAAEAPGRGFHWGMATPSPVLPRGTRINVGTTGTIREILVGPAKLDDGTHNLLGALKTSMGTLGAKDMKEMQQVDVVIAPSLLTEGKVYQKAQQLGMGK
- the larE gene encoding ATP-dependent sacrificial sulfur transferase LarE; this translates as MSESKLKNLRQFFQELDRALIAYSGGVDSTLVAKVAYDVLGANAVAITAVSPSLLPEELEDAQAQAEWIGIAHELVQTHEMDNPNYTANPENRCYFCKSELHDTLKPLALARGYSYVIDGVNGDDLRDYRPGIQAAKERGGRSPLAELQISKLEVRQISRLLGLPWWDKPAQPCLSSRFPYGEEITVEKLKRVGRAEIYLRRLGYPQVRVRSEQNLARIELPPEQIQQFVQAVPLGELVQTFQNLGFLYVTLDLEGYQSGKLNRVLTKANGITA
- a CDS encoding DUF29 domain-containing protein: MEHSGLYEQDFYAWTQSQAKALNNQQPSLLDWQHLKEEIEALGRQQYRELVSRLAVLLGHLLKWELQPEQRSRSWFLTIREQRRAIRRHLLQNPSLKYRLPEALEDGFEAGTDLALRETNLPIRVFPEVCPYPLASVLQENFLCDTSQDWG
- the fabZ gene encoding 3-hydroxyacyl-ACP dehydratase FabZ; this translates as MAISTPEVTPNLSDSNGNEAGAQTQFTIQEIRDLLPHRYPFALVDRIIDFQPGKSAVGLKNVTINEPFFPGHIPDRPIMPGVLIVESMAQVGGVILTQLPGMRGKFFAFAGIDGVRFRRPVVPGDQLIMTVELQSFKMQRIAKMQGEARVDGQLVCGGEMLFSLID